The sequence ACTATCACCCACGTCAGCCCGCAAGCTGCCGGCGATCCGGATCTGATTCGCGATGCTGTCGAACAGTTGTGTGATGCGGAACGTCCTGTCATTATTGTCGGCAACGGAGCATTCTACGCTGATGCTGGCGATGCGCTTGCCCAATTCGCAGATTTAACGCATATCCCGATTTTTTCAAATATGTGGTCGCGGGGGTGTATTGAGACGCCGTTGGATACGTATGTCGGCACAACCTTCGGCGGCGAGACCAATGGTGCATTCGCCAACCTCGCGGAGGTTGACCTTGTGCTGGTATTGGGCGCGGGCATCGACTACCGTCTGGGATACGGTCGTCCTCCCGTTTTCTCTGAATCGGTCCGTTTTATCCGTGTTGATGTCGATGCGAATGAGTTATCAAAGACGATTGAGCCAGAAATTGGGATTGTCGGCGATCCACGGTCTGTCCTTGAGGGAATGAACGATGTAGGACAAAGCCGTCAGTGGAATCATCAGGCGTGGCTGGCAAAAGTGCGTCACAACCGCGAAGCACTGATGGTGAAATGGGCGACACGCGGGCACGAAGACGTAACCCCACTTGCTTCAATACGAATCTGCCGAGAAATTCAACCGTTTCTGGATCAGGACGTGACCTTTCTGCTCGATGGCGGAAACATCGGACGCTGGGCACACATGACCCTCTGGAATCGTCATCCAGCACACTGGTTCACCTGCGGCGCAAGTGGAATTGTCGGTTGGGGNNNNNNNNNNNNNNNNNNNNNNNNNNNNNNNNNNNNNNNNNNNNNNNNNNNNNNNNNNNNNNNNNNNNNNNNNNNNNNNNNNNNNNNNNNNNNNNNCGCTGTCGTCGCCCATGACAGTGCGTGGGGTATTGAAGCGGATTCCCGCGCACCTGAGCGTCGCATGGGGACGGTGTTCGGGGAAATCCGCTTTGATCGTGTTGCCGAGGCACTTGGCGGGGAAGGGGTATATATTGAGCATCCCAATCAGCTTGGACCCGCGATTGAGCGTGGTCTTGCCGCGGATACAGTCACCTTTATTCATGTCCCGACAGAGCTTGGAGGGATTGGGTATCTGGATGGGCAGTATACAGAGCAAGAATAAAACAATAGATGGACGTATCCTGAAGAGCAAAGCACAACAAGCAGGTTAAAACTTCACGACGTGATACGTAATGCGTAAACGGCTTCTTCTTACGCATTGCGTAAACATTGGGATTGACACACTAATTGAGATGGGTTAAAATAAGCCCAATTTTAATGCCGATTTGTCTGAGGACAATGCTGGAAAATCTGAGAGATTAGTAAAATTCACTCACCAAAACACCACCTTGACCGTAAGGAGGCAAAAAATGTTTGAAGGATCCTTTGTCGCACTTGTGACACCATTCAAAGATGACGAATCCCTTGATGAAACCAAACTTAAAGAGCTAATCGAATTCCAGATCGATGGGGGCACACACGGCATCGTTCCCTGCGGCACGACCGGTGAATCTCCCTCCCTTTCAGAGGAGGAGCATGACCGTGTGATAGAACTCACGGTTGAGACAGTGAATGGTCGTGTGCCAATCATCGCAGGAACAGGCTCCAATTCGACGGCGCGGACCTTGCGAGCGACGGAGCACGCAAAAGCCGCCGGTGCCGATGCTGCGCTCATCGTAACGCCGTACTATAACAAACCTAACCAACAGGGATTGTACGCGCATTACATGAAAATTGCCGACAGCGTTGACATCCCGATTATTATCTATAATGTTCCCCCTCGTTGTGGGACAGACATTCTTTCGGACACCGTTGCTCAACTCGCTGAACACCCGAATATTGTCGGACTCAAAGAGGCAACCGGCGAACTCAAGCGCTCCAGTGAATTGGTGTCGATGTGCCCTGACGATTTTGTCGTGCTGTCGGGCGATGATATCAATACCTTGCCGATCCTCTCTGTCGGTGGAAAGGGCGTAATCTCGGTTGTTGCGAATGTGGCTCCCGCTGATATTGCTGAGACGTGCAACGCCTTCAAAGCAGGTAATATTGAACTCGCTCGAAAACTCCACTACAAAACTATGCAGTTGGCGGTGGACCTCTTTATTGAGACCAATCCCATCCCTGCGAAGACAGCCCTTATGCTGATGGGGAAACTCAACGGTAAGCTGCGGCTGCCACTTGCGCCACTCACACCTGCCAATCAGGAGACGTTGCGTCAAACATTGAAGGACGCAGGTTTGATTAGCTAGTAATGAGTCAACTTGGGCTTGATGGATAACCTGAAAGATAGCTGCCGTGCTTATAAATTTCCTTATGGAGTCGGCAGCTATCTTTTGGTCAATGTTGAAAAATCGGCTGGTAGTTATCTGACGACTTGTCAATCGGAGGAGCAACAATGCAATATCGTGCTTTGGGAACGACCGGCTTAACCGTTTCCGAGATCGGCATGGGGACATGGGAGCTCGGTGGACGCGAATGGGGCGATATAGACGAGGCAGTAGCAATCCGTCTGCTCCAGTATGCGTATGAACATGGGGTTACTCTGTACGATACCGCCGATCAGTATGGTGGTGGTCGCTCAGAACGGCTGCTTGGGCAGGCTTTCGCTAACATGCAAGACGCAGTGGTTATCGCCACGAAGGTCGGCTATGAAATAGGCTCCGATGGTTGGGTGAGTCAGGGGTGGGAACAACGACCGTCGTATAACGCTTCCCGTGACTACATTCGCGCCTCTGTGGAGGGAAGTTTACAGCGATTGGGACGCGAAGCGATAGACACCTACCAATTCCACGCTCCTCCGCCTCCCGAACAGTGGGATGAAGCTTTCGAGACAATGGAACAACTCAAAGCTGAAGGGAAAATACGTTTTTATGGCATGGCTCTCGGCAGCGAAGCACAAGCGTTGAAAGCAATTGAGGAGACCGGCATCTCAACAATGATGCTGACTTACAACATCCTGAATCAATCTATGGCTGAAACGGTGCTGCCGGCAGCACAATCCAAAGGTGTAGGGGTTAT is a genomic window of Candidatus Poribacteria bacterium containing:
- a CDS encoding thiamine pyrophosphate-binding protein — encoded protein: KTLQRRGVEYVFALCGNGLKPFLDACVDLEMPVIDVRNEQSAAYMADTWGRMTKRIGVVAVSAGPGHTNTLTGLANAFWDGGPMLLISGCATTDTRGMGHFQELDQVGMAAPVCKYARFVDRVDVLEHEFTNALGASFAGRPGPVHLTTQMPDSAVARSQGSPPTITHVSPQAAGDPDLIRDAVEQLCDAERPVIIVGNGAFYADAGDALAQFADLTHIPIFSNMWSRGCIETPLDTYVGTTFGGETNGAFANLAEVDLVLVLGAGIDYRLGYGRPPVFSESVRFIRVDVDANELSKTIEPEIGIVGDPRSVLEGMNDVGQSRQWNHQAWLAKVRHNREALMVKWATRGHEDVTPLASIRICREIQPFLDQDVTFLLDGGNIGRWAHMTLWNRHPAHWFTCGASGIVGWG
- a CDS encoding 4-hydroxy-tetrahydrodipicolinate synthase → MFEGSFVALVTPFKDDESLDETKLKELIEFQIDGGTHGIVPCGTTGESPSLSEEEHDRVIELTVETVNGRVPIIAGTGSNSTARTLRATEHAKAAGADAALIVTPYYNKPNQQGLYAHYMKIADSVDIPIIIYNVPPRCGTDILSDTVAQLAEHPNIVGLKEATGELKRSSELVSMCPDDFVVLSGDDINTLPILSVGGKGVISVVANVAPADIAETCNAFKAGNIELARKLHYKTMQLAVDLFIETNPIPAKTALMLMGKLNGKLRLPLAPLTPANQETLRQTLKDAGLIS
- a CDS encoding aldo/keto reductase, which encodes MQYRALGTTGLTVSEIGMGTWELGGREWGDIDEAVAIRLLQYAYEHGVTLYDTADQYGGGRSERLLGQAFANMQDAVVIATKVGYEIGSDGWVSQGWEQRPSYNASRDYIRASVEGSLQRLGREAIDTYQFHAPPPPEQWDEAFETMEQLKAEGKIRFYGMALGSEAQALKAIEETGISTMMLTYNILNQSMAETVLPAAQSKGVGVIVRQPLASGLLSGQLTLDTKFADNDHRKTWSSEQLRNDLRQVEIVKEIVGDATETLPQAALKFILAHPAVSAVVPGMMTTAQVDDGVATADLPALRSHILQRLQKEF